The genome window AGTTTGATCGAGAAACCTGTGATCGGTTCCCGCTTGCCCTCTGTAACCGGTTTATCCGGACTGATCAAACGGGTTTTTGCTCCGCTGCAGGCGTAGAGGGAAAGTGCGCCGTCTCGAGCGCTATCGGGATTTGAGCCCCGTACGAATACCGAAATAACCCCTTCGCCCTGCTCAGGTACAGGCACATTCGAAATCAGACGGCTTTCCGCTTCGAGCACCTCCGGCACCGGGGCAGCAAGTACGGGAATAGCCGAGTCAAAGACGAGCGTTTCCGGCTGAATGTTCACTACGGACTGCTCCGGCACGGCAATAAATCTCTCGGCAACCGAGTCGCCTATCCGCGTTTTGACCAGATAGCGTCCGGCTTGAAGCGCCGTTTCGATTTTGCGAATGCCGGATTCGACTTTATTAAAGCGTCCGTCTACGACTATGATCTCAACCATGTCGTTGCCGGCATCGATAACGACGCGATATTTCAGGGATTCAGTATTCGACATCGGTATTTTCCCAGGCGACGCAAATCGGTTTATCAGCGCAGCCGTTGCGGCGCAGAAAATAAAAACCGGGGGTCACATCCCGCTGCAATGGCCCGGTTGCCAAATCCTTTCGTGCGATTTCCTGATTGTTTAAACCATCGATCAGTAATGTCTGTCCAGCCGATGCGCCTGCCTTTTGTGTTACGGTTAAACGGGTGCTGCGATCGATTGCCTGAGCGATAGAAAACAGCATGGCCTGGTCGCTGCAATTGATCTCGGGCGAACTCCCCAGCTTTTGTTGAACGGCATTAATCATATACGACTTGAGATAATCGCAGCGGACATCCCTGTTTCTTGCAGCAAATCCATTAACCCCCGATAAAAATGCATTTGTTAACACGCCGCCGGGTTTATTGTTGAACTGCAGCTCTTTGGTTTTGCTTCCAACCTGGCAGGGATAGGCTTCGAACCAGCGTACTTGTTCCGCATTGGGATTGGTTGCGGGTTTACGGGCAAAAAATACGTCGGGTGCAAAGCTGATCAGTTCGCGGCAGGTGTCCGCAATCAGAACCACCTCTCTGAATAATGAATAGCTGCGCACGTACTCGGCCAGCGCCCGCACTGGAATCGCTTCCCCGAGGTTGTTGGCCCAGGCATTGGCCATGAAAATCGCTGTATTTCCGGTTGTATGGTATCCGTGGCCGGCAAAAAACAGATACAAACGGGCTCCGAGCGGAAAATCCACTTGCTGTGGACCGCCATCAAAAATCAACTGATCCACCCACTCATAGATCTGACTCATTATCGGCCGCGCCCGAACATAGTTGTCGGGACGTCCGTTCGAATTGCAGACTGTAGTGGTCAGTTTGGTGATATCCGACGGGGCGAGTTCACCCCCGGCGGCAGACTGCAGCCACTGTTCCATGGCGGATACATCATTCTCGGGGCCGTCCAGACTTCCGAGTCCGGGATAGCAGTTTATGCCGACCAGTAACGCGCGCGCCCGCATGATGTCAAAAAGCGCCGGACGAAAGAATTTCCCGAATGGCATCCACGGTCGAATTACGTATGCCGTTCAGCATTATGGCATGCCCAAAATCACCGTGGGAACGCGCGTTGGCGCACAGTTTTTTATTCGGGCCGGAACAGACGGACCAGCATACCCGGTCAGTTCCCGGTGCGGTGACATAACTGCGTAGCGTGTTCACGTCAACGTTGTTTCCATTCCAGACGTGCGGATTATAAAAGCGCTGCATGCCGACAATGGGGCTATCCACATCCGGCTCGAGTACGCCTGAAATCAAATACAGCAGGGATCTCGGATAAAACCAGCCAAGCCCGCCGCCCTTGTTGTTGAGACGAACGAGAATGTCGCTGCATTCATTTTGATCGGTCATCGTATACATGCGGAAATCGCCGACCAAATCCCCGGCGCTGTTCAGTGCGTCGGCGAAAAGATCGAAACGTGCGGCAGGCGCAAGAAAAATCACGCCGAACGCTGACTTGATGTTGCGTTTTACCGCCGCTGACAGCAGTTCGGAGATAAAAATCGATCCGGCGCTATGTCCAACCAGCAGAACCTTTTTATCGGATGGCAGTTGTCCAATTTCTTCGAGCAATGCTGAGCCGCCGTATTGTTGTGCATCGCCCTGAAACGCCTCATGCGCATAGCTTTTTATTTGCGTCCAGACGCCGGCGCCGACAGTCGCCAGATAAAACGCGCGCAGTATTTCCTCCACAGCGGTTGCGTGCAGCCCATGATCTTTTTTTTCAAGGAAACGAAAGATGACTAGTTTGACTATGCCAAGAACGCGCAAGGCGATTTCCAGGGGAATTCCCCGCATGCTGGCAGCGCTTGCCGCAAGATTGTCCAGAACCATCGGGTCCATGGCACTTTTTTTCGGCTGCACCCGCATATCGGAAAAAACGGCGCGAGTCGTATCATCGGTACTTGCGACATGCGCATTGATGGCGGCCTGAATTGCGCCCGTCAACCGCGTATCCTGGGTGAACGCGACCTGCAACTGCTGCTCCTGCAGCGGCGTCAGCGGTTCGAGCCCCTGGAAGTCAATGTCCGCCAACGGCAGCGCTATATCCCCTATCCCTTGCGCGCTATCGAGAAGGTCTGAAACAAGGAAAGTCCCCGGTAGATAATCCAGAGTCATGCCGCGGTTGCCGCCTGCTTCCCTGGTTTTGGCCCATACCGCGCTAAGCACGCGATCCAGGATAATCTGAAAAACGGTATCTCCGGCAATATCCAGCCAGTTTCGCTCCAACACCTCCCAAAGCCCGGTTTCCCAGATCGGGAAGAGACAGCCGGTTTGTGTGGAGGCGTACTGCTGGTTGAGATCAATGGCGTTTTGAATACCGGAGGCCTGATTTACCAGGCCTCCGTGAAAATGTATGAGCAGCGCGTTTTTAGCGGCATCGTTCCTGAAATCGCTAAAAATATCGGCAAGCTGCTGACGGCTGGTTCCGGCAAACTTGCCTTCAACCAGATCCATCATATAAGTGGGTTCCAGTCCGCGCATAATTACCACTCCGCCACATGTCATGAAAATTGATGAGCATTAGACCTTAATGCCTGCTGATAACAGGAATCCGGCTGCTCGTTATGTATTGACAGAATAGCGCAAGAGCGGCAAGAAACAACCTGTCAAAATTGACAGTTAGCGTATAGTTGCGGTATTTGGTTACTGTCATCAGCAGTTTTTACTTGAGAAAAAAAGACTCAGTATTCATTCGATAGGCTGTCTTTATCCTTTTCGTTTGGCAATGCTTCATTGACCTTCGCATGATCCGTTTCAAACTATACATCGTCACTTTGGATAGACGATAGTACACTTGCAACATCTTTTCTCGCCAGTTTATAAACCAACAAGCGGATTCCAGACTGTATGACATTTCCCGGCGGCGCTTCGGGCAAACTAGGCAACCGTTACGAGCAGTGGTGGACGGTTTCGCAACTAATCGACATGTTGCATGGATCTGCCAGTAGCATTCGTATAGAAGATCCGGGCGTTGAAAAAGCAGAATTTGTGCTGACTCGCAACGGAGTTCACGAGCTGCATCAGGCAAAACGTAGTCATCCCGACGGTAAGTGGAGTCTGGCTACGCTCGGAAATAAATCAACGGAACTATTGCAAGCCATATATAAAGCGCTAAGCGGAAACGATGCACGCTTTGTTTTTGTATCCAGCAGTGATAGTCCTGAGCTTCGCGAGTTGACGGAGCGTGCGCGAGATGCGGAATCCGTATCGGAGTTCAAAGCGCTATTTTTAGCCGCGACGAAACAGGACGAAAAATTCAAGAAGCTTTTGATCTGCTGGGGAACCCCATCGGAAGAGCACGCCCATGATGTCTTGCGGCGCATTGAAGTGCGTTCCATAGACGAAGCGAGCCTCAAAGATCGAGTCAAATGGGGCGCTACAGCTTTGTTTCTTCAGAAATCAGCTGATGTATGCAATGCCCTTTACCTCATAGCACTCGATTCCGTTCACCAATCCATTACCCGCAATCAGCTCATCACCCTGCTTAAAAATCAAGGATATTTATTGCGCGCGGTAACACCGGAGACGGCTCCGGCCATCGTGACCCAGGTTACGGATAAATTCCTGGAAAATAAACGTAAATCGTTGATTGGCGATAAGCTAATTTTGCGGGAGGCAACGCGAACCCTATTGCAACGTATCGAGGGTAGTGAACAAGGCGCCGATCATGTTTTAACCGGCAAAGCTGGAGTTGGAAAAAGCGGCTGTGTAATCGAGCTGGTTCAGGCTTTACGCGAGCGCGAAATTCCGGTATTGGCGTTCCGGCTGGACAATCTGGAGCCGGTGACGACGACGAAAGAACTGGGTTGCAAACTCGATCTCGAAGAATCGCCCGCTTTACTGCTTGCCTCGGTTGCCGAATCGCAGCAAGCGGTGTTGGTAGTCGACCAACTTGACGCCGTATCGACGACTTCAGGACGCAATGCCGATTTTTTCGATGCGGTCGAAGCGCTGATGCTGGAAGTGCGTGCGTTGCGCGTTCGTCATAATCTGCATGTCGTATTGGTGTGTCGGGATTTTGATTTTGAAAACGATCATCGGCTGCGCCAACTGTTATCGGCTCAGGACGCCAGGATTGCCGTTAGCCCATTCACTCTCGACGAAGTCAAGGCAGTGCTATTATCTGGCCATTTTCGTTTCGAACTGTTTCATCCGAGACAATTGAAGTTGTTGAGACTGCCGCAAAATCTCGCATTGTTTCTAAGCGCGCGCGTCGATCCGGCTGTCGCTCCGGCGTTCAATACAGCAAAGGAGCTGTTTGATAATTATTGGGAAACCAAATATGAAGCGGTAAATAGGCGCTCCAAATCATCGCACGATCAATGGTTGGATGTTATTCGTCTCTTGTGCGAAGAAATGACGCGTACACAGCAATTGTCGATTATAAAAGAAAAACTGGACCCATTTAAAAACTACGCTACGCAAATGGCCTCGGAAGGCGTTCTGAGCTTCGACGGTAAACGCTACGGTTTCGGTCATGAAAGTTTCTTCGATTACTGCTTTGCCCGCCTGTTCATATCCAAAGAGCAGAGTTTTGTCGAATATTTACCGAGACGAGAGCAGCAGCACCTTTTTTACCGCGCACAGCTTCGTCAGGTACTGGCTTATATTCGGGATTCCGACCCTCATCGATACTGTACTGAGTTACAAAAACTGCTGACTGATCAACAGATACGCATACATCTGAAAGACCTCGCGTTGGCTCAGGCGCTGACGATGCCCGATCCGAACAATGACGAATGGACGGTGCTGGAGCCTTGGTTTACACGGAAATTAACCGCGCTGGCACAAGGCGAGGAAAGCTGCGACAAGCTATCCGAACTGGTTTGGCGCTATTTTTTCGGATCGGATTCCTGGTTTTATCTGGCCGACCGGCGCGGTCTTGTTTCGGGCTGGCTGGCATCCGCCAACGAAAACCTGATCGATATGGCCGTGAAATACTTAGCTCTACACCAACGCCATGCCGGAAATCGCGTAGCTGAATTGCTGGAGCCGTATGTAGGAAAAGAAGGGCTATGGAAAGATCGGCTACGCCATCTGATGGAAGCTGTTCGAATTGAAAATAGCAGACCGCTTTTCAATCTGTTTCTTCGGCTGCTTGATGACGGTACTCTGGATGGGACAAAAGACCGTCACGTTTCAAATGGGACGTTTTGGAGCATGCTCTACATAACAGCGAATGCTCAACCGACTTGGGTGCCGGAAATCATGGCGCATTGGTTGACGCGTAGGGCGCTGCTGTTATGGCAAAAAGCAAAAGAAGATGGAGAGGAGGCTTGTTGGCATAACCTGTTCGGATACGATGAGTTTGCAGAAAAGCACTTTCATAACGCGGCGGCTCAAGCGCCTGAAGTATTCATTCAACACGTATTGCCGGTCGTGTTGGAAATAATAACCAGTTCTACGATGTATATCGACAACAACCCTCCGCCACGACGTAGCGCTGTCTGGCCTATTCTGATTAAGACACATGGATACGAGACAATCGATAGCGCTTACCTTTCCTCGCTTGTTAGCGCTTTGGCGACGCTTGCTCAGCAAGGACCAGATAAGCTCAGTGATGTTGTTGCCGGGCTCAGGCAGCACGAGAGCTACATTGCCAACTATTTGTTGCTATCGTTGTATGCTGCTGGAGCCGTGCATTTTGCCGACGAGGCTGCCGGCTTGTTGAGTAGCGAGTCGTGGCGTTTCGATTGTGGATACAGCGACAGTCCATATTGGGTGGCGATGCAAACCATTCGCGCTGTATTCCCGCTATGTTTGCCAGAGAATCGCAAAAAGCTCGAAGAGGCGATTGTAAATTACCGTCCGGAAAGCGAGCGCAAAGCCGGAAGAGGCAGCAGCTTTGGTCTGGCAAGCTTTTCTCTGCTGTCTGCAATACCAGCCGAGTTGTTTGGTTCCAGAACACGACAGCGCTTTGCCGAACTGCAACGAAAATTTCCCGAGTCGGATGAGGCGCCACACGGTGTTCGTGTATATTGCGTTGGTTCTCCGATAGAATCGATGGCCGCAAATAAAATGACCGATCAGCAATGGTTGAAAGCAATTGCAAAATACGATTCGGAAGAGCGTTTGGATTGGCATAGGCCGGAGAAGGGTGGCGCCATCCAACTCGCCCAGCAATTGGGTACGCTGGTTAAGTCAAAGCCGGAGCGCTTTGCTCGTTTAAGCCTGCAATTCCCTGCCGGAACAAATCCCGTTTATATTGGCTGCGCGCTCGATGGTTTAAAAGGAACGGCGGTAACGACTGAATTGAAGTTGGCGGTTTGTCGTAAAGCTTATGAAGAGTCGAGAGAAGAATGCGGAA of Candidatus Methylospira mobilis contains these proteins:
- a CDS encoding NACHT domain-containing protein, translating into MTFPGGASGKLGNRYEQWWTVSQLIDMLHGSASSIRIEDPGVEKAEFVLTRNGVHELHQAKRSHPDGKWSLATLGNKSTELLQAIYKALSGNDARFVFVSSSDSPELRELTERARDAESVSEFKALFLAATKQDEKFKKLLICWGTPSEEHAHDVLRRIEVRSIDEASLKDRVKWGATALFLQKSADVCNALYLIALDSVHQSITRNQLITLLKNQGYLLRAVTPETAPAIVTQVTDKFLENKRKSLIGDKLILREATRTLLQRIEGSEQGADHVLTGKAGVGKSGCVIELVQALREREIPVLAFRLDNLEPVTTTKELGCKLDLEESPALLLASVAESQQAVLVVDQLDAVSTTSGRNADFFDAVEALMLEVRALRVRHNLHVVLVCRDFDFENDHRLRQLLSAQDARIAVSPFTLDEVKAVLLSGHFRFELFHPRQLKLLRLPQNLALFLSARVDPAVAPAFNTAKELFDNYWETKYEAVNRRSKSSHDQWLDVIRLLCEEMTRTQQLSIIKEKLDPFKNYATQMASEGVLSFDGKRYGFGHESFFDYCFARLFISKEQSFVEYLPRREQQHLFYRAQLRQVLAYIRDSDPHRYCTELQKLLTDQQIRIHLKDLALAQALTMPDPNNDEWTVLEPWFTRKLTALAQGEESCDKLSELVWRYFFGSDSWFYLADRRGLVSGWLASANENLIDMAVKYLALHQRHAGNRVAELLEPYVGKEGLWKDRLRHLMEAVRIENSRPLFNLFLRLLDDGTLDGTKDRHVSNGTFWSMLYITANAQPTWVPEIMAHWLTRRALLLWQKAKEDGEEACWHNLFGYDEFAEKHFHNAAAQAPEVFIQHVLPVVLEIITSSTMYIDNNPPPRRSAVWPILIKTHGYETIDSAYLSSLVSALATLAQQGPDKLSDVVAGLRQHESYIANYLLLSLYAAGAVHFADEAAGLLSSESWRFDCGYSDSPYWVAMQTIRAVFPLCLPENRKKLEEAIVNYRPESERKAGRGSSFGLASFSLLSAIPAELFGSRTRQRFAELQRKFPESDEAPHGVRVYCVGSPIESMAANKMTDQQWLKAIAKYDSEERLDWHRPEKGGAIQLAQQLGTLVKSKPERFARLSLQFPAGTNPVYIGCALDGLKGTAVTTELKLAVCRKAYEESREECGKSIADLLGSIEDILPDDALEMLSWLATEHSDPATELWNEQSSSGQLYYNGDMLGHGVNTVRGRAARAIRDLVNRHAGYISRLLPTIERMLNDASVAVSSCVALVLVAVSNHDMPLALRLLPTLIEKDERLLAIVDVRRTISFALQEHFDTVRPLVETMLRSSHTGVAHAGASLAAWAALKHEGAESLADEALSGNFAQRLGVTQVAAANLGNADDRAWCESQLLKLFYDEDSSIRREAAYCFSQIKDESLETYEDLVRAFCDSSAYHEHSFPLIYTLENSQYWLPGITCVACEKLFARPEQQGRDALSLGKLIFRTYHQHRQDQWASRCLDLIDYLCLDGLQVFVPQAFDDYER
- a CDS encoding caspase family protein; translated protein: MPFGKFFRPALFDIMRARALLVGINCYPGLGSLDGPENDVSAMEQWLQSAAGGELAPSDITKLTTTVCNSNGRPDNYVRARPIMSQIYEWVDQLIFDGGPQQVDFPLGARLYLFFAGHGYHTTGNTAIFMANAWANNLGEAIPVRALAEYVRSYSLFREVVLIADTCRELISFAPDVFFARKPATNPNAEQVRWFEAYPCQVGSKTKELQFNNKPGGVLTNAFLSGVNGFAARNRDVRCDYLKSYMINAVQQKLGSSPEINCSDQAMLFSIAQAIDRSTRLTVTQKAGASAGQTLLIDGLNNQEIARKDLATGPLQRDVTPGFYFLRRNGCADKPICVAWENTDVEY